A genomic stretch from Bacteroidetes Order II. bacterium includes:
- a CDS encoding DUF11 domain-containing protein → EGTASATGVVVRDVLPTAVSYVNSVASQGSYDNGTGLWTVGTVAVGASLTLTLTVTVN, encoded by the coding sequence TGAAGGCACGGCAAGCGCCACAGGGGTGGTGGTGCGCGATGTGCTGCCCACTGCCGTTTCGTATGTCAATTCTGTGGCCAGTCAAGGTTCTTATGACAACGGTACTGGCCTCTGGACGGTTGGAACCGTGGCTGTGGGTGCCAGCTTGACCTTAACGCTCACGGTGACGGTGAATTAA